From Pseudomonadota bacterium:
TGCCGAGTGCGGAAGCGGCGGCGAGGTCCCCATTATGGGCGGCGACCATCATGCAACGCTCGGGCGGCAGCCCGAGCATCTCGGCGCTACGAAGATAGGCGCGCGGCTGCGGCTTGTAGGCGCCGGCGGTCTCGGCGCCAAGCACCGCATCCCACGGCAGACATGCGCGCTTCGCCATATTGACGAGCAAGGCGGTATTGCCGTTTGAGAGCGTCGCCAGAACAAATTTTGTTTTTAGACGGGTGAGGCCCGCCACAACGTCGGGCCACGCATCGAGCCGGTGCCAGGCGCGGTTAAAATGATCGATCTCTTCTACGGTCAGGCCGTCAATGCCATGGCGCATCAACAATTCATCGAGATTCATACGGTGCAGATCGTCGAGCGCGCACCAAGCGACCTCGCCGCTGCGCACGCGCTGCATTGCCGGCTGATAGAGCGCGCGCCAGGAGTCAGCGAACACCGGCCAATCGAGGTCGATGCCTTTGGCGCGGCCCAGTTCCTCACCTTCGCGGATGATGCTGGCGCGCCAATCAACGACCGTGCCGAAGACGTCGAAGGTCAACGCGCCGACGGCGTCAAAGCTTGACGCAAACATTGCGCAGTTCAGTATAGAATTCGAGCGAATGTACGCCGCCCTCGCGCCCGATGCCCGATTGCTTGGCGCCGCCGAACGGCGTACGCAAATCGCGCAGGAACCAGCAATTGACCCAGGTCAGCCCGCTTTCCATTCGCGCTGAAACCCGGTGGGCGCGGGATAAATTCTCGGTCCATAGCGAGCAACACAGACCATAGGGTGTGTCGTTAGCAAGTGCGATCACCTCTTCCTCTTCGTCGAACGGGCGGATGTGACAACAGGGACCAAATATTTCTTCGCGGATGATGGCCGATTGATCGCCAAGGCCGGTCCAAATCGTCGGCTCGATCCACCAGCCGCCGGCAAGCGCATCTGGCATATCAGGCACGCCGCCGCCGGTAATGATTTCCGCGCCTTCTTCTTTGGCGCGGGCGTAATAGGACGTGACCTTGGCCCGATGCTCCTGTGAGATAAGCGGTCCGAGGTTGGTATTGGGGTCT
This genomic window contains:
- a CDS encoding aldehyde dehydrogenase family protein, translating into FANCGQVCLCTERIYVERPIFDEFTARLKAGAEALTLGAPEDPNTNLGPLISQEHRAKVTSYYARAKEEGAEIITGGGVPDMPDALAGGWWIEPTIWTGLGDQSAIIREEIFGPCCHIRPFDEEEEVIALANDTPYGLCCSLWTENLSRAHRVSARMESGLTWVNCWFLRDLRTPFGGAKQSGIGREGGVHSLEFYTELRNVCVKL
- a CDS encoding haloacid dehalogenase type II, with translation MFASSFDAVGALTFDVFGTVVDWRASIIREGEELGRAKGIDLDWPVFADSWRALYQPAMQRVRSGEVAWCALDDLHRMNLDELLMRHGIDGLTVEEIDHFNRAWHRLDAWPDVVAGLTRLKTKFVLATLSNGNTALLVNMAKRACLPWDAVLGAETAGAYKPQPRAYLRSAEMLGLPPERCMMVAAHNGDLAAASALGMKTAFVRRPQEHGPDQTSDLEPDGTWDICAEDFLDLAEKLGC